Part of the Pseudobdellovibrionaceae bacterium genome, CGGATGTGGTGAAAGTGGGCGTAGGCTCAGGCAGTATCTGTACGACACGTATTGTTTCAGGAGTGGGTGTTCCGCAAATCACAGCCATCATTGAGTGTGCCCAGAAGGCGAAAAAACTAGGGAAGACCATCATTGCTGACGGGGGAATCAAATTCTCTGGTGATGTGACAAAGGCCTTAGCTGTGGGGGCTAACACCGTGATGCTTGGAAATATGCTTGCAGGTTGTGATGAAAGCCCAGGGGAAACTATTTTATATCAAGGTCGAACTTATAAAGTGTATCGCGGGATGGGCAGTATTGGAGCCATGAAGTTAGGTTCTAAAGATCGTTACTTCCAAGATAGTGTGTCTGAACATGACAAGCTTGTGCCAGAGGGAATCGAAGGGCGTGTGCCTTACAAAGGTTCTGTCAGTGGCATCATTCACCAGATCATTGGGGGCTTGAAGTCAGGGATGGGTTATGTGGGAGCCACAAGCATTCAGGATTTACAAGACAAAGCCAGATTTGTGGAGATATCAAGCCAAGGTCTGCGCGAGTCCCATGTGCATGACGTGACCATCACTAAAGAAGCTCCTAATTACAGACTAGATTAACAAGAGGACATGATGACTAAAGACATTCAATCGGGAGTCTTAATTTTAGATTTTGGTTCTCAGTACACGCAATTGATTGCCCGACGCTTTCGTGAGATGGGGGTTTACTCTCAAATCTTCCCCTTTAATTTTTCCTTAGAAAAGATCAAAGAACTTGAGCCTGCGGGGATCATTTTAAGCGGAGGCCCTCAATCGGTATTAGATCCAGAGGCTTATCTAAGAGATGTAAAGGACCTAGAGGCCCTAGCACCTGTATTGGGGGTCTGTTATGGAATGCAGCTCGTAGCACAGCAGTACGGTGGACAGGTGATCAAGTCTGACACACGCGAGTACGGACTTTCTGAAATCAAAGTGGAGTCAAAGTCTTTGTCTCAGTCTACTTACAAAGTGTGGATGTCTCACGGAGATGTGGTGGATCAAGTGCCTTCAGGGTTTGAAGTGATTGCCACGAGTGAAAATGGTTTGATCTCATCTATGGCTTCAGAGCGGATTCTTTGTTTTCAGTTTCACCCAGAAGTGACTCACACTGAAAAGGGAAATGAATTTTTAGATGTATTTGTAAAAATGTGCCCACGTATTTCTAAAAAATGGAAACCTGCAAATATCATTGAAGATTTAACTCAAAGATATTTAAAAGAAGTCCCTAAAGATGAAAAGATTTTGTGCGCCCTTTCTGGAGGCGTGGACTCCAGTGTGGTGGCGACACTATTGACCAAGATATTTGGTCCTGAAAAAGTGCTTTGTGTATTTGTAGATACAGGGCTTTTACGTAAAAATGAATTTGAAGAAGTCTTAAAGTCTTACGATGGCTTAGGTCTAAACGTAAAAGGTGTAAGAGCTTCGGATCAATTTTATCAAGCTCTAGCAGGTCTTGATGATCCAGAAGCTAAACGTAAAGCTATTGGAAAAACCTTTATTGATGTATTCAAACAAAATATTCCTCACGATTCCAATATCAAGTGGCTTGCTCAGGGAACACTTTATCCTGATGTGATCGAGAGCGTGTCTCCTACGGGTTCGAGTGTCACCATCAAGTCCCACCATAACGTGGGAGGGTTGCCTAAAGACTTAGATTTAAAATTGATTGAACCTTTAAGGGAACTTTTTAAAGATGAAGTCAGACGTATAGGTTTAGAATTGGACATCCCCAGTTACTTGATTGGGCGTCATCCTTTCCCAGGACCTGGTTTAGGAATCCGCGTCCTTGGTGAAATCACTCCCGAAGATGTGCGCACCTTACAAGATGCTGATGCTATTTATATTGAAGAGATCAAAAAAGCAGGACTCTACGATCAAATCTGGCAAGCCTTTGCTGTGTTACTCCCAGTCAGAGCCGTAGGCGTTCAAGGGGACGCTAGAACCTATGACAAAGTGGTCGCTTTAAGAGCCGTAACTTCTGTGGATGGCATGACAGCCACTTGGTATCCTTACACGTATGAGTTTTTAACTAAAGTCTCTAATCGCATCACCAACGAAGTCAAAGGTGTCAATCGCGTCGTTTATGATGTGAGCAGCAAACCCCCAGGCACCATTGAGTGGGAATAAGAATCTACTTATTATATGGATATGAGATTTTTTCATAAATTTTGTTTATGAGCCTTTTTAAATTTTGACTTCTGGGATGTATTTATTTATCTATAAATTACAGGAATTAATATTAACTTTAATACATTGTGAGGAAAGATGAAAAAAGTATTGTTGTTTGTTTCATTATTAGCATTGTCTGGTTGTGCTACGATTTTAAATGAAGATTTACAAAACGTGAACGTGTCTTCAACGGCAGAAGTGATTAAAGGGAATGTTGATGGCGTGCCTTTTACGGGTCCTGGTATTATTGCTGTAAAGCGTTCAAAAGCGGATAAAGTGGTCAATATCACAACTGAAGGTTGTCAGCAGCAAGTACTTCTTGCAAGCTCTGTTGACCCTAAGTTCTTTATCAATATTTTAACTGGTGGAACTTTTGGATCTACTACGGACTATGCTTCTGAAAAGATGTGGAAGTATCAAGACCAAGTTATTGTTCCTTGTAAATAGTGAGCTAAAGTAACAGAGTGAAGACTTTGTTTCTAAAAACCTCAGCCATTTTTATTATTTGTTTTTTATCTTTGCCCGTAACATCTTACGGGCATTTTTTTAATAATGATTGGGGTCCTATTTTTGCCGAAATCCCTTTGCCCCAAGAATTTATCTCTACCAAAGGTTCTAAATCTGCAGCCTCTATTCCTAATCATGTGGATGTCTTCCAAAAGCATCAGGACCAAAAATTATACTGTAAATATCCTGCTCGATACTTTTATTTAAACCAAAAAGGTCTTTTACCATCCGTAGACTACACTCATTGCCAAGACTTGCAGGAGTTTCTTAAGAGAGCCCCTATACAAGAGATTTCTATCATGTTTGCCGCAGAAAGCTTAACTCAGCCAGCAAGTATTGTGGGACACTCTTTTTTAAAAATATCAGGACTTGATGATGAAAAAATAAAAAGAGAACATGCCATTTCTTTTTTTACCAGAATGGATGATGTGAACGCTGTGACTTTATTCATTCAAAGTTTTTTAACAGGAAAAAAGGGCTACTATGTTTTAGGACCGTTATCTGAGTCTATAGATTACTATATTAAAAAAGAAGGCCGAACTCTTTGGGAGTACAAATTAAAGTTCAGTGAAGAAGAATTAGAATTTTTAAGGTTGTATCTGTTTGAACTTAAAAACATTAAATTTAAATACTACTTTCATGGTTTTAACTGCGCGACTCTGCTTCAGCAAATTCTATTGTCGGTCTATCCAGAAATAGATAAAGCAGGGCACTTGTGGGTCACACCTTTAGATTTGGTGAAAAGCTTATATCAACACGATAGGGTAGAAGAAAGAGTGATTTATCCAAACAGTGGCTGGCTATTGCGACAGCTAGATCAAGAAAAAGTGTCATCCTATCAAAAAGACTCTGCTGAGAATTTTTCAGAAAAAGACAAAGCCATCACCTATCATAGGCTTAAGGCCAAGCAAAATTATCTGTTTGAAAGACATAAACTCTCTTTTAAGGAATACAAAAGCCAAACACAAAAATTGGATGAAGATTTTGAGGATCATAAGGACTACGATCAACTGAGCTTTGAAAATCTAAAAGGCCCTGAACATACAGTCCAAGATTCGCAGATTTATTTTGGTGCCACAAGAAGTTCGGGTGGGCACATGCTTTACAGACTGTCCCTTTTGCCTTTGTCTCATCAGCTGTTTAACGCATCCAAAGGCCGAGCCTTTGAGTCTGAAGTGAAACTCTTAGGTGTTGATCTTGCGTATTTAGAGGATGATGGCTTTAGGCTTAGAGAGTTGAATCTTTTTAAAATCCAAACCTACAGCACTCACAATAAAGTCACAGGTGGGCTGTCAGGCCAATTTGATTTGTCTTTTAAACACAATGCTCAAAACCTTTTTTTAGAAGACAAAAAAAGACTAGAAATCACCACAAGCTTAGGAAAAACCTTCAGACTCCACCCAGACATAGACTTTTACTTGTGGCCCTCAGTAAATGTTTTTATTAGCGATAAGACGGACTTTATCTTTAATCCACAAACAGGTTTGATCC contains:
- the guaA gene encoding glutamine-hydrolyzing GMP synthase; this encodes MMTKDIQSGVLILDFGSQYTQLIARRFREMGVYSQIFPFNFSLEKIKELEPAGIILSGGPQSVLDPEAYLRDVKDLEALAPVLGVCYGMQLVAQQYGGQVIKSDTREYGLSEIKVESKSLSQSTYKVWMSHGDVVDQVPSGFEVIATSENGLISSMASERILCFQFHPEVTHTEKGNEFLDVFVKMCPRISKKWKPANIIEDLTQRYLKEVPKDEKILCALSGGVDSSVVATLLTKIFGPEKVLCVFVDTGLLRKNEFEEVLKSYDGLGLNVKGVRASDQFYQALAGLDDPEAKRKAIGKTFIDVFKQNIPHDSNIKWLAQGTLYPDVIESVSPTGSSVTIKSHHNVGGLPKDLDLKLIEPLRELFKDEVRRIGLELDIPSYLIGRHPFPGPGLGIRVLGEITPEDVRTLQDADAIYIEEIKKAGLYDQIWQAFAVLLPVRAVGVQGDARTYDKVVALRAVTSVDGMTATWYPYTYEFLTKVSNRITNEVKGVNRVVYDVSSKPPGTIEWE
- a CDS encoding DUF4105 domain-containing protein, which translates into the protein MFLKTSAIFIICFLSLPVTSYGHFFNNDWGPIFAEIPLPQEFISTKGSKSAASIPNHVDVFQKHQDQKLYCKYPARYFYLNQKGLLPSVDYTHCQDLQEFLKRAPIQEISIMFAAESLTQPASIVGHSFLKISGLDDEKIKREHAISFFTRMDDVNAVTLFIQSFLTGKKGYYVLGPLSESIDYYIKKEGRTLWEYKLKFSEEELEFLRLYLFELKNIKFKYYFHGFNCATLLQQILLSVYPEIDKAGHLWVTPLDLVKSLYQHDRVEERVIYPNSGWLLRQLDQEKVSSYQKDSAENFSEKDKAITYHRLKAKQNYLFERHKLSFKEYKSQTQKLDEDFEDHKDYDQLSFENLKGPEHTVQDSQIYFGATRSSGGHMLYRLSLLPLSHQLFNASKGRAFESEVKLLGVDLAYLEDDGFRLRELNLFKIQTYSTHNKVTGGLSGQFDLSFKHNAQNLFLEDKKRLEITTSLGKTFRLHPDIDFYLWPSVNVFISDKTDFIFNPQTGLILREIFNMKTLMSYEYQLNTDRKDIHILNLTHTINFGNSSIGVNYSRYFKNEQNQEQLEAFLAITF